GCAGCCAGTGCCAGCGGGTGCCGGGGGGAGCTGGAAGCGGAGCCGCAGCGCTGGCTGTGCTGTTGACGAAATGCCAAAGGGCAGAGCGAGGAGCCCGGCTCCCGGCGTTGGCCGCAGGGACGGCGGCTCCCTGCCCCCCAAGGACACGCTGTGCCGAACCCTCCCCGCGGAACGGGGGCCGCCCGGGATGGGGCCCCGCTGTCCCCGCGGGGACAGGATCCCATCCACGCCTGCTGGCTGGGGGACGCAGGAAGGCTCCGCTTTGCTtttgtgcatttatttaaaaaacaaaaaaacgacaacaacaacaaaaaatgaacaacaacaacaaaaaagaacaaaaaaaaaaaacaacccaaaagaCTGGAACCGACAAACTTTACAGAGGCAATGCCAcggggctgagccccagccGTACCTGCCCAACCCACCCTGCCGCCCCCCGGGCCGGCCACCCCTGCACCCCGAGCCCCACCGCGGGGCCACCTGGCAGGAGCGCACCGGGCCCCGAGGCAGCTCGGCCAAAAGCCGCCCGCAGCTTTCCAGGAAGGGTGGGTTCAgcggacggacagacggacggacagacggcagcgctgctgcccagcacctcctcGCCCGGGGCAAAAGCACCAGGATGGAAGGAgccagggcagaggcagagccGCCAAGGGCAGCACAAGTGCTGGAGGCGAAGGCACcagggggacaggggaagggGACGGGcctgggggggcagcagcgttgGGGGGGGACCGGCCAGGGGAAGCAGGAGCGCAGCCAGCACCGGGCACCCGCGACACGGCCGTCCCGCTGCCCCCTCCAGGGAAAGTGCTGGGAGACGTGGGCGAGCGGGCGTCTCGAAATAAATTAAGGAAATAACCAGAAAGGCAACGGTGGAGCGGGGAGAGCGCGGGGCACCGGGGGTCGGCGCGGACCCCACCGCTCGCCCTCCCCGCGCCGTCCACCCGGAGCATCCTCCGTGGCCACCGGGCTAGCTGCCGAAGGAGCCGGTGGGTGGCGGGCGCTGCCAGGGCCCGGCCACGGGGCAGAGCCCCCGGGGCAGCGCGGAGGGGTCCGGATcgaggggggggctgggggctggctccTGGGGTGGCCGGCGGGCAGCCGTGGAGGCGAGGTACGTGGTGAGGAGCTGGGCGATCTCGTCCACCTGCGGGGCGGAGGGGAGACGGGTGGTCGGAGGGGGCTGCGCCCTAGGGGGACGTTCCTAACAGTCCCCCCGAGGGGGACAACggatggacggacagacagacggcAGCACGGAGGGACAGACGGAGGGATGCCCCTTACCTGGGAGGTCTCAAAGAGCAGGTCCCGGTCCTCCACGGAGAGGCGGAACGTGCTGCTGTCGGAGGCCCCGAAGGAGGAGATGCGACCGTAGCAGAAGCTGTCCAAGGGCTCGGGCTCCCCCGGTTTGTACAACGACACCGCCTTGGCCCCGATGCCCAGCCACAGCCGCTGGGGGCCGGCTCCCACCGGGCTCTGCGTGGAGAGGGGCGTCAGGGCCACCCCCTCCCGCCCGTTCCCCGTCCCCTCGCTGCCGCGCCGGGGCCTCACCGCGCGCAGGTCCACGTCGAAGAGCGTGGAGCCGAATCCCGGCCATTCCCGCACCAGCGCCACGTAGGCGGCCATGGCTTCGGGCCGCCccatgccctgcagcagcttccACTTCTCCACGATGGCAGCCATGGTGCTGGCCCCCTCCTCCCGCAGGCGACCCCGCAGGCGCTGATCCCTCTCGGCGCGCTGCTTGGCCAGCGAgtgcccccacagccccccggcCAGCAGCCCCGCGCGCAGCCGGGCCCCGCGGCATTTGGGGGGCGGGGGGTCGGGGCGGGGGGCCGGCAGGCGGGCGTGCAGGACGTGGGGTGGGAAAAGCTCCTCCAGGCGCGGGAAGGGGGCGTGGGTGGAGAAGTCGCTGTTGAGGCTCTGCAGGCGCAGCGCCGCCAGCGTCTGCAGCGTCTCCTCCGACGTGGGCACGTAGCCCCGCAGCACCATCTCGTGAGCCTGGGGGAGGGCAGGGTGAGACGGGTGCCCGGGCACGGCACGGCCACCAGGGCACGGCCACCCGTGGCATGGCAAAGGACAGCCACTACGGCACGGTCACCCATGGCACCGTGGCACAGGACGGCCACCCGTGGCACCATGGCACGGGACAGCCACTACAGCACGGCCACCCATGGCACCGTGGCACAGCACGGCCACCCGTGGCACCGTGGCACGGCTCTCACCTGCTCAAAGAGGAGGGCAAACTCCAGGCTGTCCCGCGGGACGTTGTCCGTGTCCAGGAAGCCGTAGTGCTTGAAGCAGAGCCGGCACGGCGCGTCCTgctcccgctcctccccggCCAGGCTGCGCCAAGAGAGCAGCGCCGTCAGCGCTGGGCAACGCAGGTGGGCGCAGCCCCCCACAGCATCCCCTCGTCCCCGGGACCCGCTTgccccccttccttctccctccccgtaggcagcagagcaggacatTTACTTTTCAAACCTGGTGAGGACGTCGGCCAGCAGCGTGGAGCTGCCCACGGGCTGCTCCCGGAGCCGGGACTGCTCGTAGAGCGCAAAGAGGTTGGGGCTCTGGGACAGCCCCAGGCGCGACACCAGCTCCCGGGCCACCTGGGGCGAGACAAAGGCAACCAACGGTGACTGCGCGTCCCTGGCCGCGGCGCTCAGGGCTGCAAAGGGACACAGACAGGTCACGGCGGGCAGAGGCAGGCGTCCCCGCATCCCCCAAATTGCCTCCCCGCCCCCGTCCCCTCTGCCTGATGCTCCCCAGCCCCGCACACGGCACGGGTTCGGCCCTCACCTCCTCGGCCGTGGTGTGGGAGCTGATGGCCACGCTGcaggcggcggcgccggggcagTGCACGGTGCAGACCATCTCCTGCCGCCGCATCAGCACCAGGATCTCCTCCAGGGACGGCACGCACTCCCTGCCCCTCGTCTTGCCCAGAGCCTCCCGGATGAAGCAGGCGTACTTGGCCATCTCCGAGGCAGGGAAGCGGCTCTCCGtcctgcgggggggggggacaccagggTAAGAGGAAAAGGGGGGTCACAGCAGTGCCGGGGACCCCGCGCCAATCCCGGTGGGAACCCGGCGAGCTCCGTGGCACTCGCCTGTCCAGGTGGAAGCGCAGGAAGCGCAGGACAGGCGGGGAGGGCAGGAACGTGCAGCTCATGCAGGTGAGCAGCTGCCAGTAGTGCAAGTCGCCCGGCCCGCCCGGCGCCGGCGGCTCCGTGGTCTGCTTCACCAGCTGGCAGTAAATCTCGTCCACCAGCGGCGGCAGGTCCAGGCAGGTCTGCAGGATGCCCTGGATCAGCGGCACCGGGTCCCGCTGCgactccagctgctgcagcgagTTGAAGAGCTTCACGGCCTCGTCGCGCAGCGTGGTGTAGCTGCGGGGaccgggggctgcaggacaggacgggatgggatggggagggggtgtTAACAGCCACGATTTTGGGCTCTCCAAATCGCCCCCAGCAACCGGGCACCGTGCCCATGACGTGGAGCGGTTCAGACCCAGCCCAACTCCTGCCACTCCTGCTCAGCACCCGGCCCTCCCTGCTGCACCGGCACCGTTTGGCACCCCGGGGTCCCCTGCaccggcacggtttggcacccCAGGGTCCCCCCCACCCACCCGCTCACCGCTTTGGTCCAGGCTGCCGTAGGGGAAGGGCAGCAGGGGGGCGTAGAGCGGGCTGCTGGTGTAGCGCAGGATGGGGTTGCAGCGGTAAATCTGCTCCAGGACCTCAGGGCTGCCGCAGTGCTCCTGCAAAGCGACAGCAGCGGCTGCAGAGGGGCCGCCCGGCCGAGTTCCTGCAGTatcccccccgtgtcccccaccCCGGTGCCGCGGACCCACCTCGACGTCGCGCatgagcagctgggtgggcgTCTGCACGGGCGCCTTGCTGTCGATGACCTTCTGCACCGCGCACACCCAGCGCACGGCCTCGTTGAGGTGCTCGCTGTACAGGCGGTAGCAATGCTTCCTGCCAAACACCGTCACGCTCCAGTagcctggggggggacacacagctCACCcaacgccccctccccgggTGCCAAGGGGTGACACGGGGCGCTAGGGTTTGCCAAGGGGACGCCCACCCGTTGGGCACCCTACCCGTCTCCTTGTAGGTCTGCTTGTCCGGCCAGAGCACGGAGCAGAGGCTGGTGAGCACGAGGGAGCCCAGGCGCTTGGCTCCCTTCTCGTTGCTGCTGTAGTAGTCCAGGGAGTCGGGGGTCAGCACGAACCAGTACTTCCGAGGCCGGATCCAGGGGGTCTTGACGCCTCCCCGCACCTCCCgctgcagccagcctgggaaGGAGAAGCCTCagcccctgccaccagccccatccACCCCGCTGGATGCCCGTGTCCCCTGCCTTGTGCCACCCTAGGGTGGCATCCAGCCCGTCGGGGCACAATCCTGCCAACCCCAGCTGTGAACCCGGGGATTGGGCAGAAAAAAACCACCCTGTAGCGCTGCGCCTACCTTTCACCAGAGCATCGGGGTCCTCCTCCACCGGCCCCGGCCCCTTCTCCACGATGAGACTGCGCATCTCCTCCGACACGAGCAGGGACCTGGGGACATCGCAGGGCTGAGCCCGGGCGCCCTCAGGAGCCCGCCAAGCCCCCAGAAGTGGGGGTCAACGGTGCCGCAGCAGCGGGGAGCAACGTCCCCGGGGGGCACCGGACACCCCGCAACCCCGCGGTGGGAACGCGGCACAGCCATCGGGTGCAGATGACCCCGGCTAAAAATAAGCTGTTTGCAGTCGCGGCCCTGCCAAGGAATTCGGAAAATGAACAACCAGGAAGGAATGCTGGCAGCGGTGTCGGCACTGGGAGGACGGGGAGCGAGCAGGCCcctgtgcccccagcaccccatcTCCCTGGGCACGTGGCGTCCCGGGACACGGTCCCCATGGACGGACACGGTCCCCACGGACACATCCCGGGGTCGGGGACCACGCACGGCCCCACTGGCAAACCCTGCCGCAGCCGCGCCATCCGACACGGCGAGGCTGAGGCAAAGGGATGGGGATGAGCCCGAGGGTGCAGCAGATACGGGGACGGAGCCCGGCagtcccagcaccaccagccccTGTTCTTGCCAAGTGCCCGGCCAGGCGAGGGGGGCAGGATGGTGCACGGCTCCTGCAGCACCGTGAGGGGGACGCGACGGGATGCCCGGCACCACGGGGTCACTCACCGCTCCGAGCCGCTGCTGGTGCGGGTGGGCTGGCTCAGGCTCACCTCCAGGGACGCCTGGGGAGGAAGCAGACACGTctcagccccacagccaccGCCTGGCACTCCCCGAAACCACCTCCCCCTGATCACCGCTCGGCTCCAGACCCCGAGGGACGGGCTCGCGTCCTGGGGAGCacctggggctgcagctggggcaccCCTCGGGGCAGCCGCCGGGCGCGCTGGCCGCGTATCCTCAGCTGACCCCGGCAGGCTGAATACCGTGCAGAATTGCACAAGGTCAGTGCTGAGTAATACGCTTACGGCACAAAGTCCCATTGTAATGGGGCCGCTGACTTCCTGCCCGCGGCGGTGGGACGCTGCGCAGGGAAGTCCCTGGCCCTGCAGCGGGGACGGGGGCCGGTTCCTCCTCGCGCGGCACGGCCTGACGTTGGCGGTGCCACACACGTGACGAGCCTGGCACACGTGCCGGGACATGAGGCAGAGCCCAGGCACGGGCAGGcaccgggcagggcagggcaaggCGGCAGCGCCGGGGCGCAGGGATGCGGTGGCACGGGCAGGATGCGACCCCAGGAGAGGCGCGGGCTCCccgccagctgcagctccacgGGGGCAGCCGCAGCCAGGTCAGGGCGCTCCAAAAACACCGAGAAAAAGAGACGGCTGCTAAAAatagcagcagggagagggggagcAGGAGCCGCTCCAGGTATCGCCGCgccggggcaggagcaggctccGCTGACCCGTGGCATTAAGGGCACCTGTCATGCAACGCCAGCGCCTCGTGCACGGGGCCAGCTCCTGCCGGGGCTGTCCCACCACCGGGGTCACGGCCAGGGAGAGCTCCCCACGCTCCTGCCCGGCTGCGAGGCATGGAAACGGTGCCCGGTTCCTCTCAGCCGTGGCCCGCAGGAGGAGACGGCGGTGGCCGGCTCCTTCTCAGGGTTATAAATaaacaggagaggagagaagccGCCACGGCAGGGCCAGGGCAGCTGCTCCCACGCTCCCGGGAAGGGGCGGCTGGCGCCGAGGGTTTCCGAGGACCCCGCGGCCGTGGGGCGGGCAAAGGGCTCCCCGGGGAACCAGCGTCACGGCCGCCCACGCCAGCCTGGACCTCCGGAGCCAGCGCAGCCCGTGGGACACGGGAAAGCCCAAAACGGCTTCTGCTGCTGGCCCGTGCCCTTGGCACTGCCACTGGCACCCGGTGGGCCcggctccagcccctggcactgctggggaaggggatcccagcacagccaggccCTGCTGCAAGGGGGGAGCTTGGAGAGGGGGGGCTCAGATCTGTCCCCAGCCCGGCTGTAGGGGAACCAGGCTGCAAACCAACGGTGCTGCggggcaggagaggggctgCAGCGAGCTTAGCTCTCAGCAAGCCCCGCGTCCCCTAAGGGCAGGGATTCAGCCCCGTGgctccccggccgcccccgcGCTATCAGCCGTCCCCAAGGCAGCCCGGCAGGAGGGAAGCGCCGGCTTCCGCCGCGCTGCTCCGCTTCCCCGAGCAGAGGAAGCAGCCGGAGCGGGGAGATCCAGGCCCTGCTCCCCGGCGCGGAGCGTGCCGGGAACGGCCCCAGCAGCGCTGCCTGGACCCGCAGGTCTGCGCAGAGCAACCCCGAGGAACCCATCCCACAGGGACCCCCAAACCAACCCGACCCTCGGAGGTGGCACCGGGATGATCCCAAGCCTGGATCTGTTCCTGTTTCTCCTGCTTGAGGAGCAGGCGCAGGCAGCTCCGCTCCCCAGCCGGGCACCCAGGCTGGCAGCGCCCCGGCTTTGGCTGCGCCCCGAAGCCCCGCGGGTGCCCAGGCTCCCACCGGGCT
This portion of the Anas platyrhynchos isolate ZD024472 breed Pekin duck chromosome 28, IASCAAS_PekinDuck_T2T, whole genome shotgun sequence genome encodes:
- the PLEKHH3 gene encoding pleckstrin homology domain-containing family H member 3 isoform X2, with protein sequence MPFPGGLWWLLCCRQGFTLLRRDYGDADREADGEAEEEASFELRAQGDQASLEVSLSQPTRTSSGSERSLLVSEEMRSLIVEKGPGPVEEDPDALVKGWLQREVRGGVKTPWIRPRKYWFVLTPDSLDYYSSNEKGAKRLGSLVLTSLCSVLWPDKQTYKETGYWSVTVFGRKHCYRLYSEHLNEAVRWVCAVQKVIDSKAPVQTPTQLLMRDVEEHCGSPEVLEQIYRCNPILRYTSSPLYAPLLPFPYGSLDQSAPGPRSYTTLRDEAVKLFNSLQQLESQRDPVPLIQGILQTCLDLPPLVDEIYCQLVKQTTEPPAPGGPGDLHYWQLLTCMSCTFLPSPPVLRFLRFHLDRTESRFPASEMAKYACFIREALGKTRGRECVPSLEEILVLMRRQEMVCTVHCPGAAACSVAISSHTTAEEVARELVSRLGLSQSPNLFALYEQSRLREQPVGSSTLLADVLTSLAGEEREQDAPCRLCFKHYGFLDTDNVPRDSLEFALLFEQAHEMVLRGYVPTSEETLQTLAALRLQSLNSDFSTHAPFPRLEELFPPHVLHARLPAPRPDPPPPKCRGARLRAGLLAGGLWGHSLAKQRAERDQRLRGRLREEGASTMAAIVEKWKLLQGMGRPEAMAAYVALVREWPGFGSTLFDVDLRASPVGAGPQRLWLGIGAKAVSLYKPGEPEPLDSFCYGRISSFGASDSSTFRLSVEDRDLLFETSQVDEIAQLLTTYLASTAARRPPQEPAPSPPLDPDPSALPRGLCPVAGPWQRPPPTGSFGS
- the PLEKHH3 gene encoding pleckstrin homology domain-containing family H member 3 isoform X1, which produces MPFPGGLWWLLCCRQGFTLLRRDYGDADREADGEAEEEASFELRAQGDQASLEVSLSQPTRTSSGSERSLLVSEEMRSLIVEKGPGPVEEDPDALVKGWLQREVRGGVKTPWIRPRKYWFVLTPDSLDYYSSNEKGAKRLGSLVLTSLCSVLWPDKQTYKETGYWSVTVFGRKHCYRLYSEHLNEAVRWVCAVQKVIDSKAPVQTPTQLLMRDVEEHCGSPEVLEQIYRCNPILRYTSSPLYAPLLPFPYGSLDQSAPGPRSYTTLRDEAVKLFNSLQQLESQRDPVPLIQGILQTCLDLPPLVDEIYCQLVKQTTEPPAPGGPGDLHYWQLLTCMSCTFLPSPPVLRFLRFHLDRTESRFPASEMAKYACFIREALGKTRGRECVPSLEEILVLMRRQEMVCTVHCPGAAACSVAISSHTTAEEVARELVSRLGLSQSPNLFALYEQSRLREQPVGSSTLLADVLTRFENLAGEEREQDAPCRLCFKHYGFLDTDNVPRDSLEFALLFEQAHEMVLRGYVPTSEETLQTLAALRLQSLNSDFSTHAPFPRLEELFPPHVLHARLPAPRPDPPPPKCRGARLRAGLLAGGLWGHSLAKQRAERDQRLRGRLREEGASTMAAIVEKWKLLQGMGRPEAMAAYVALVREWPGFGSTLFDVDLRASPVGAGPQRLWLGIGAKAVSLYKPGEPEPLDSFCYGRISSFGASDSSTFRLSVEDRDLLFETSQVDEIAQLLTTYLASTAARRPPQEPAPSPPLDPDPSALPRGLCPVAGPWQRPPPTGSFGS